One Esox lucius isolate fEsoLuc1 chromosome 1, fEsoLuc1.pri, whole genome shotgun sequence genomic region harbors:
- the zgc:152863 gene encoding sushi domain-containing protein 6 isoform X1, producing MGRKSVLMSARVLPLWLCGHLTLGYGLFLIVALPDFTTGRPTNCTHPLVPEHGGFRCDPTPCRGFPHKSSIQYFCEPGYSMPLRLHRSRCVYGEWKPSAPPCLPTRDRHVNNEDRGSQSLPSVATTAVGVSIFLLTTTACMVIKSRLYPCHSHSRCSSDQVDLMVDGLPVSLPTYEEAIYGSWGQRLPPCGGPAQLLLAQEAPGPSLVHDQSDFCHRIPLSSQSPEMPPPAYEDIQSHPRQILNAGDIQVLQVAHSDDK from the exons ATGGGCAG GAAGTCTGTTTTGATGTCTGCGAGGGTGTTGCCTCTATGGCTGTGTGGACACCTTACTCTGGGTTACGGGCTCTTTCTAATTGTGGCCCTTCCAGACTTCACCACAG GCAGGCCAACGAACTGCACCCACCCTCTGGTGCCAGAGCATGGGGGCTTCCGCTGTGACCCCACCCCGTGTCGAGGCTTCCCCCATAAGAGCTCCATCCAGTACTTCTGCGAGCCTGGCTACTCGATGCCGCTGCGGTTGCACAGGTCACGCTGCGTCTACGGAGAGTGGAAGCCCAGCGCGCCCCCCTGTCTGCCCACGCGAG ACAGGCATGTTAATAATGAGGACCGGGGATCCCAGTCTCTCCCTAGCGTTGCCACGACGGCCGTGGGTGTTTCCATATTTCTCCTCACCACCACAGCCTGCATGGTGATTAAGTCCCGCCTTTATCCCTGTCACTCACACAG CCGGTGCTCCTCTGACCAGGTGGATCTGATGGTGGATggtctacctgtctctctgcccaCCTATGAGGAGGCCATCTACGGAAGCTGGGGCCAGCGTCTGCCACCATGCGGAGGGCCCGCCCAGCTCCTTTTGGCCCAGGAGGCCCCTGGTCCATCATTAGTTCACGACCAATCAGATTTCTGTCACCGGATTCCTCTgtccagtcaaagcccagagaTGCCACCACCCGCGTACGAGGACATCCAATCCCATCCCAGACAGATTCTCAATGCCGGGGACATTCAGGTTTTACAAGTTGCACATTCCGATGACAAGTGA
- the zgc:152863 gene encoding sushi domain-containing protein 6 isoform X2, with protein sequence MSARVLPLWLCGHLTLGYGLFLIVALPDFTTGRPTNCTHPLVPEHGGFRCDPTPCRGFPHKSSIQYFCEPGYSMPLRLHRSRCVYGEWKPSAPPCLPTRDRHVNNEDRGSQSLPSVATTAVGVSIFLLTTTACMVIKSRLYPCHSHSRCSSDQVDLMVDGLPVSLPTYEEAIYGSWGQRLPPCGGPAQLLLAQEAPGPSLVHDQSDFCHRIPLSSQSPEMPPPAYEDIQSHPRQILNAGDIQVLQVAHSDDK encoded by the exons ATGTCTGCGAGGGTGTTGCCTCTATGGCTGTGTGGACACCTTACTCTGGGTTACGGGCTCTTTCTAATTGTGGCCCTTCCAGACTTCACCACAG GCAGGCCAACGAACTGCACCCACCCTCTGGTGCCAGAGCATGGGGGCTTCCGCTGTGACCCCACCCCGTGTCGAGGCTTCCCCCATAAGAGCTCCATCCAGTACTTCTGCGAGCCTGGCTACTCGATGCCGCTGCGGTTGCACAGGTCACGCTGCGTCTACGGAGAGTGGAAGCCCAGCGCGCCCCCCTGTCTGCCCACGCGAG ACAGGCATGTTAATAATGAGGACCGGGGATCCCAGTCTCTCCCTAGCGTTGCCACGACGGCCGTGGGTGTTTCCATATTTCTCCTCACCACCACAGCCTGCATGGTGATTAAGTCCCGCCTTTATCCCTGTCACTCACACAG CCGGTGCTCCTCTGACCAGGTGGATCTGATGGTGGATggtctacctgtctctctgcccaCCTATGAGGAGGCCATCTACGGAAGCTGGGGCCAGCGTCTGCCACCATGCGGAGGGCCCGCCCAGCTCCTTTTGGCCCAGGAGGCCCCTGGTCCATCATTAGTTCACGACCAATCAGATTTCTGTCACCGGATTCCTCTgtccagtcaaagcccagagaTGCCACCACCCGCGTACGAGGACATCCAATCCCATCCCAGACAGATTCTCAATGCCGGGGACATTCAGGTTTTACAAGTTGCACATTCCGATGACAAGTGA